In Xenorhabdus nematophila ATCC 19061, one DNA window encodes the following:
- a CDS encoding glycosyltransferase family 2 protein, with the protein MSDKKRLSVVMIAKNAADVITDCLLSVNWADEIIVLDSGSTDATCQIASEMGAKVYTNTQWPGFGRQRQLAQSYASGDYIFMIDADERVTPELKASIEHVITSPDDDNKVYSCARLNLFMGRFMKHSGWYPDKVIRLYRRERYQYNDNQVHESLDTQGASIVTLKGDLRHLTCRNLMEFQQKQLNYAEAWAKHRYEQGKKTRYFSVWSHMLGAFFKTWLFRAGFLDGKQGLMLAVVNAQYTFNKYAALWELTQTKSNYDEKKSNLSRHL; encoded by the coding sequence ATGAGTGATAAAAAACGTCTGTCTGTGGTCATGATTGCGAAAAACGCGGCGGATGTGATTACGGATTGCTTACTTTCTGTCAATTGGGCGGATGAAATCATCGTCCTGGATTCCGGTAGTACAGATGCTACTTGTCAGATAGCCAGTGAGATGGGTGCAAAAGTCTATACCAATACCCAATGGCCCGGTTTTGGCCGCCAGCGGCAGCTTGCTCAATCTTATGCCAGTGGTGATTATATTTTTATGATTGATGCTGATGAACGTGTCACTCCGGAATTGAAAGCATCTATAGAACACGTCATAACCAGCCCCGATGATGATAATAAAGTCTATAGTTGTGCACGCCTCAATTTATTTATGGGGCGGTTCATGAAGCACAGTGGCTGGTATCCCGATAAAGTTATTCGTCTCTACCGTCGTGAACGATACCAATATAACGACAATCAGGTTCATGAATCCCTTGATACCCAAGGTGCTTCCATCGTGACACTAAAAGGCGATTTACGTCATTTGACCTGCCGTAATCTGATGGAGTTTCAGCAAAAGCAATTGAATTACGCAGAAGCTTGGGCAAAGCATCGGTATGAGCAAGGCAAAAAAACGCGTTACTTTTCTGTCTGGAGTCATATGCTAGGCGCATTTTTCAAAACCTGGCTATTCAGGGCAGGTTTTCTTGATGGTAAGCAAGGATTGATGTTAGCCGTTGTCAATGCTCAGTACACATTCAATAAATATGCGGCACTTTGGGAATTGACTCAAACAAAGAGTAATTACGATGAAAAGAAAAGCAATTTATCCCGGCACCTTTGA
- the coaD gene encoding pantetheine-phosphate adenylyltransferase → MKRKAIYPGTFDPVTYGHLDIVTRAANMFDHILLAIANSDRKNPMFSLEERVTLAKEVTAHLENVEVVGFSELMVNFAKKQQATILIRGVRSVADFEYECQLANMNRHFMQELESVFLLPSQNLSFVSSSLIKDVARHDGDISSFLPEPVARAMLQKLGK, encoded by the coding sequence ATGAAAAGAAAAGCAATTTATCCCGGCACCTTTGATCCCGTTACTTACGGTCATCTTGATATCGTGACTCGTGCCGCCAATATGTTTGACCATATTTTACTGGCGATCGCCAATAGCGACAGAAAAAATCCCATGTTCAGTCTGGAAGAACGTGTCACGTTGGCAAAAGAGGTGACAGCCCACCTGGAAAATGTTGAGGTGGTCGGGTTTAGTGAATTGATGGTTAATTTTGCTAAGAAGCAGCAAGCGACTATCTTAATTCGCGGCGTGCGTTCTGTAGCCGATTTTGAATATGAATGCCAACTTGCCAATATGAACCGGCATTTTATGCAGGAGCTGGAGAGCGTTTTCTTATTACCTTCGCAAAATTTGTCCTTTGTTTCGTCATCCTTAATCAAAGATGTTGCAAGACATGATGGGGATATTTCGTCCTTTCTGCCGGAACCCGTTGCACGGGCAATGTTACAAAAATTAGGGAAGTAA
- the mutM gene encoding bifunctional DNA-formamidopyrimidine glycosylase/DNA-(apurinic or apyrimidinic site) lyase, with protein sequence MPELPEVETSRRGIEPHLVGNIIQYAEVRNSRLRWPVSEQIMKLSDRPVLSVQRRAKYLLLELPEGWIIIHLGMSGSLRILLEERPPEKHDHVDLIMADGKTLRYTDPRRFGAWLWSDDLNKCSVLSHLGPEPLFDQFDGEYLYSLSRNKKTAIKPWLMDNKVVVGVGNIYANEALFVAHILPERPVHSLTQQEAHLLADIIKQILHRSIEQGGTTLKDFLQSDGKPGYFAQELFVYGKKGELCSKCGEKIECIKLGQRSTFFCRQCQH encoded by the coding sequence ATGCCGGAACTACCAGAAGTGGAAACCAGCCGCAGGGGAATTGAGCCTCATTTGGTTGGCAATATCATCCAATATGCCGAAGTCAGAAATTCACGTTTGCGCTGGCCTGTTTCCGAACAAATCATGAAACTCTCTGACAGGCCTGTCCTGAGTGTTCAACGCCGGGCAAAATACTTGCTGCTTGAACTGCCTGAAGGCTGGATTATTATTCATCTGGGAATGTCAGGTAGTTTGCGTATCTTATTGGAAGAACGGCCGCCAGAAAAACATGACCATGTCGATTTGATTATGGCTGATGGAAAAACGCTCAGATATACCGATCCCCGGCGTTTTGGTGCATGGTTGTGGAGTGATGACCTTAATAAATGTAGCGTATTGTCTCATTTAGGCCCTGAGCCACTTTTCGACCAATTTGATGGTGAATATCTTTATTCTCTTTCCCGCAACAAAAAAACCGCTATCAAACCTTGGCTGATGGATAATAAGGTTGTGGTTGGTGTTGGCAATATCTATGCCAACGAAGCCTTGTTCGTTGCACATATTCTACCCGAACGGCCCGTGCACTCACTGACACAGCAAGAAGCCCATTTATTGGCTGACATCATTAAACAGATTCTGCATCGCTCAATTGAACAAGGCGGAACAACGCTGAAAGATTTTCTGCAATCTGATGGCAAACCGGGATACTTTGCCCAAGAGTTATTTGTCTATGGCAAGAAAGGTGAACTTTGTTCAAAATGCGGTGAAAAAATAGAATGTATAAAATTGGGGCAACGCAGTACGTTTTTCTGCCGCCAGTGCCAGCATTAA